The segment GCGCGGGCCATGCCCTGCTCGTCGCCGCCGCGCTCGCGGGCTGCGGCCTTCAGGTGGGCGGGGCGGGGCAGCTCGACCGGCTTGAGCAGACGGCGGTCGGCGGCGAACACCGACACCATCTCGACCAGCTGCGCCAGCAGCTCCTGCGTCAGCCCCCACCGGTCGGTGCCGGCGTCGGCGGCGGGGCGGCGCAGCAGCGCGTCGGCGGGCAGCCCCCGCATCAGCGTCAGGAGGCGGCGGGTGCCGAGGAATCCAGCGTCACCGGGACGCCGCCAGGCACCGCGGGCGTCGATCCGGTAGTACCGCTGGAAGTCGGCTTCGAGGTCGTCCCACCGCTCGAAGGCGAGCCGGACGGCCCCATGAGTTCCCCCAGGCCGGCACCGCCCGAGAAGTACTTCGCCGACAGGGCGCGCACCAGCTCGAAGACGTCCGTGTGGCTGGGGCGCTGCTCCATCAGCCGGGCGAAGCCGTCCTCGCCGAGCAGGCGGCGGCCCATCTCCGCAGCCGCGGCGAGCAGGTCGGACGGCAGGGTCGGCTCGGAGCCGAGCACGTCCACGATCAGGCTCGCGGCCTGGGTCTGCTGCTCGCCCTGCGACTGCGCGGCCTCCACCAGCGAGCGCAGCAGCAGCGGCAGGTACGGGATGCCGATCAGCGGCTCCCACACCGCGAGCGGCAGCTCGGCCGGGAGCACAGCCACGGTGACGCCGCCGAAGATGATCGGCTCCTCGCCGACGGTGTACTCGGCCTTCGCCGCCTGGGCCTTCTCGGCAGCGGTCGCAAGCCGGCGGCGGCGCGCGGCGTCCAGGTCGATCCCGGCCATGTCGGCTCCTCGGTCTGTCGGCAACGGAACGCCGCAGACCGTAGGAGGCAGTGGTGGTTAGCGTCGCGCCCAGCACCGGGTGCAGGGAGCAGCCCGGTGCTGGTGGAGACCGTCACCAGCTCAGGAAAGGCCACCGGCATGCCGGTGGCCCCTCCTCCGGGCTAGACGAGTAGTTCCGAAGTGGGTCAGTGGTCGTAGGCGATGAGTGATCGGGTGACGGGGTGGCCGATGGCCCGGTTGTGCCAGATCGCGCAGGTCATGGCCAGCAGTCGCTGGCCGATGCGGGCACCGACGCCTTCGATGGTGCGGCCGCCGTGCTGTTCGAGTCCGAGTTGTCCTTTGAGGGTGTCGTTGACGGACTCGATCAGCTGGCGGACGGATTTCAGCAGTTCCTCGCCGTGGCGTGGGGTTCGGTTACGGTAGGACGGCCGCAGCAGCTGAGCCCCGAACTGTTCCAGGAAGCGGTCGAGTTCCGCGGAGACGTAGCCCTTGTCGGCGAGGATCAGCAGGCCGGGGCGCTCGCGTACGAGGTCGGGTTCTGTCTCGACGAGCGCGGCCAGCACCTCGCGCTCGTCGACTTTCGGGCTGGCCAGGGCCCAGGTGACGGGCAGTCCGGCCGGGGTGCAGACCAGGTGCAGTTTCAGGCCCCAGAACCAGCGTGAGTGCGAGCGGCTGTAGCCGTAGCCGGCCCATCCGGCGAGGGCCGAGCGGCGTGCGGTGTCTCGGGAGCGGCCGCACTCGACGGGTGTGGAGTCGGTGATCCATACCGGGTCGGCCCACAGGTCGGTCGCCTGGGCCAGGTCGCGGATCGCCTGCTGGAGCAACGGGCGCGCGGCGCGCAGGCGCTTGTTGTAGCCGGGGCGTTCGGGCAGGTGGGGGAACATGCCGAGCAGATGGGCCCGGGCGAAGCGGATCCAGCGG is part of the Kitasatospora cineracea genome and harbors:
- a CDS encoding IS982 family transposase, coding for MTTEELDTLLTALYVRIDDHLPRTRWLGRPPRLTDSELLCLAVAQALLGFHSEARWIRFARAHLLGMFPHLPERPGYNKRLRAARPLLQQAIRDLAQATDLWADPVWITDSTPVECGRSRDTARRSALAGWAGYGYSRSHSRWFWGLKLHLVCTPAGLPVTWALASPKVDEREVLAALVETEPDLVRERPGLLILADKGYVSAELDRFLEQFGAQLLRPSYRNRTPRHGEELLKSVRQLIESVNDTLKGQLGLEQHGGRTIEGVGARIGQRLLAMTCAIWHNRAIGHPVTRSLIAYDH